CGGGTATCGACCAGCGGCCCTGACGCGGCGCGGATCGGCTATCTGGCCGACGGGGACGAGATCACGATGAATCGCGACCGGCTGCTGGCGGACGCCAAGGCCCAGGCCCTGGCGATGGCGCCGGACTACCGCCCGGCGCTGCCCCGCGAGGCGATCCGGGTCGGCGGCGAAGGGGTGCTCGCGGCGCTGAAGCTGGGCGTCCATCTCGCGTGGCGCGCGGGCCGCATCAGCGATCACGACGCGGTGATCGGCCGCAAGCTCGCGTGGATCCTTGCCGGCGGCGACCTGACGCATCCGGCGGCGCTGAGCGAACAGCAGCTGCTCGATCTGGAGCGCGAGGCGTTTCTCAGCCTGTGCGGCGAACGCAAGACGCTGGAGCGGATCGGCCACACGCTGAAGACCGGCAAACCGCTGCGGAACTGAGTCCGCCCCTGGGAACGTGATCGATCGCGGACGTGGAACACCGATCGTCGTCGTCCAGGCGCTGCCGGGACGTTGGGAGTTCACCAGAGAGCTGGTGCGCGAGCTGTCGCGCGGCGCGCGCGTCGTCACATACAGCTTGTGCGGCGAGCTGGGATCGGGACGGCGGTTGGGCGTGCCGGCGGCGATGCAGGACTACGTCGCGCAGCTGCGCGACGTGATGGACGCGGCGGGGCTCGAATCGGCGGCGCTGTGCGGCATCTCGTTCGGCGGCGCCGTCGCGGCACGATTCGCGGCGGAGTACCCGGAACGGGTGACGAGGCTCGTGATCGTCTCCACACCGGGACCCGGTTGGAAACCGACGGCCGTGCAGGCGGGCCATGCGGCGAGGCCGTGGCTGTCGCTGCCCGCGTTTGCCGTCGGGGCGCTGACCAGAACGGCGCCCGAGATCGTCAGCGCACTCGCGACGTGGCGGGCGCGGCTGTGGTTCGTCGTTCGATACGCCGTGCTCGCGCTGCGCTACCCGGCATTGCCGCATCTGATGGCCGGGCGGGTACGATTGCTGGAGACGCTGGATCTCGCCGCGGACTGCGCGCGCATCGCCGCGCCGACGCTGGTGGTGACGGGCGAGCCGCGCCTCGATCGGGTCGTGCCGGTCGACTCGACCCGGCGCTACGCGGAACTGATCAGAGGGGCCCGTTACGTGATGGTCGACAGGACGGGACATCAAGGAGTGTTGACGCAACCGCGGCGGTTCGCGGCGCTGGTGAACGAATTCATTCATGCCAACCATTCATGATCTCAGCGGACCGGCCGGCAGGCTCGAGGCCGTGATCGACGCCCCCGAAGGGGCGCCGCGGGCCGCGGTCGTCTTCGCCCACCCGCTGCCGACGCACGGCGGGACGATGCATACGAAGGCCGTGTATCAAGGGGCGAAGGGGCTGGTGCGCGCGGGATGCGCCGTGCTCCGTTTCAACTTCCGCGGCGTCGGGGGAAGCGCGGGCGCGTTCGATGCAGGACCGGGCGAGAAGGAGGACTTCACGGCGGCGCTCGACTACATGGAGCGGAAGTATCCGGGATTGCCTTTGTGGTCCGCCGGGTTCTCGTTCGGCTCCTGGATCGCGCTCGAGACGGGCGCGGCGGATCCGCGCGTCACGGTGCTGATCGGCATTGCGCCTCCGGTCACCAGGACGGGTTACGACTTCTCCAACACCCGCGTGAGCACCAAGCCCAAGTTCTTCGTCCACGGCGAAGCCGACGAGATCTGCCCGGTGCAGGACATGTGGAAGTTCTACGGCGCGCTGCCCGAGCCCAAGGAGCTGGTCGTCATCGACATGGCGGACCACCTGTTCGACGGCCACACCACGGAGGTCGGCGACGCCCTCGAGGACCTGCTGAAGGACTTCGATGGGGCGACCCAGCGGAGTGAGTGAGTATGACTGAGGCATTCGTTGTCAGTGCGGTACGGACGCCGGTCGGCAAGGCGCCGACCGGCGCGCTTCGCTACACGCGGCCCGACGAGATGGCGGCGGTCGTGATCAAGGAGGCGCTGGCGCGCGTGCCGGCGCTCGATCCGGACGACGTCGAGGACGTGATCCTCGGCTGCGCGATGCCCGAGGCGGAGCAGGGGCTCAACGTCGCGCGCATCGCCAGTCTGCGGGCGGGGATCCCGATCACGGCCTCCGCCGTGACCGTGAACCGCTTCTGTTCGTCGGGCCTGCAGGCCATCGCCTATGGGGCGGAGCGCATCATGGCAGGCGCGGCGCATGCCATCGTGGCGGGCGGCACGGAGTCGATGAGCATGGTGCCGATGGGCGGCAACAAGATCGCGCCGAACCCGGCGCTCGTCGACAGCTATCCCGACGTGTATCTGACGACGGGACTCGTGGCCGAGAACCACGTGCGCGACTTCGGCATCTCGCGGGAAGAGCAGGATGCGTTCGCGCTGCGGAGCCACCAGCGCGCGGTGGCGGCGATGGATGCGGGGCGCTTCCGCGACGAACTGGTGGCGCTGCCGCTCCGCGGCGGGGCCGCGCGGATGCTGGACGCCGACGAAGGTCCGCGGCGCGACACGTCGGCGGAGGCGCTCGCCAGGCTCAAACCGGCTTTCCGCGAGAAGGGCACGGTGACGGCGGGCAACTCTTCGCAGACCAGCGATGGGGCATCGGCCGTCGTGGTGATGAGCGGCGATCGCGTCCGCGATCTCGGGGTGAAGCCGCTGGGCCGGTTCGTGGGGTTCGCAACCGCCGGGGTGGAACCCGAGAAGTTCGGCATCGGCCCGGTGCCGGCGGTCCGCAAGCTCCTCAAGCAGACCGGCGTCCGCCTCGACGACATCGATCTCGTGGAGCTGAACGAAGCCTTCGCGGCGCAGGCGCTGGCCTGCCTGCGCGAGCTGCCAATCGACCCGGAGCGCCTGAACGTCAACGGCGGCGCCATCGCCCTCGGCCATCCGCTCGGCTGCACGGGCGCGAAGCTGACCACGACGATTCTCTACGAAATGCAGCGCCGCAACGCGCGGTACGGCCTCGTGACCATGTGCGTCGGCGGAGGCATGGGCGCCGCTGGTCTGTTCGAACGCTGCTGACCACCCGTTTGGGAGTTTTGGGAGTTGGGAGTTGGGAGTTGGGCGTTACTTGGGCGTTGGGACTTGGAACTTGGGAGTTGACATGGCCACCACTGTAGCGACACCAAAAGGCGGCTCGTGGCTGATCGAAGAGACGCCGGCCGAGGGCGCGTTCACCCGCGAGCGGCTCAACGACGAGCAGCGGCTGGCCGGCCAGACGGCCGCGGAGTTCATCGACAAGGAAGTCACGCCGATGACCGATCGGCTCGAGCAGAAGGACTGGGAGCTCGCGCGCACGCTGGTCCGCCGCGGCGCCGAAGTCGGCCTGCTCGCCACCGACGTTCCCGACGCCTACGGAGGCCTCGACCTCGACAAGGTCTCGTCGGTCGTCGTCGGCGAGGCGGTCGGCCGCAACGCGTCGTTCGCCACCACCTTCGGGGCGCAGACGGGCCTGGCAATCACTCCGATCCTCTGCTTCGGCAGCGAGGCGCAGAAGGCGAAGTACCTGCCGCCGCTCGTCTCGGGCGAGATGGTCGGCGCCTACGCGCTCAGCGAGTCGGGCTCGGGGTCCGACGCGCTCGGCGCCCGCACCCGGGCCGTCGAGGCGCCGGACGGCGGCTACGTGCTGAACGGCGAGAAGATGTGGATCACCAACGGCGGCTTCGCCGATCTCTTCATCGTCTTCGCCAAGGTGGACGGCGAACACTTCAGCGCCTTCATCGTCGAACGCGGCTTCCCGGGCGTCAGCACCGGCAAGGAAGAGCACAAGTGCGGGCTGCTCGGTTCGTCGACGACGCCGCTGATTCTCCAGGACGCGAAGGTGCCGGCCGAGAGCCTGCTCGGCGAGGTCGGCAAGGGGCACAAGATCGCGTTCAACACGTTGAACTACGGCCGGCTGAAGCTCGGCGCGATGTGCAGCGGCGGCTCCCGGCTGGCGATCGAGGAGGCGGCGCGCTACGCGGCGCAGCGGAAGCAGTTCGGCAAGCCGATCGCGTCGTTCGGCGCGATCAAGCACAAGCTCGGCGAGATGACGGCGCGGCTCTACGGCGTCGAGGCGATGCTGTACCGCACCGCGGGACTGATCGACGCCGCGCTGCAGGACGGCCATGCCCCCGAACAGATCCTGGCCGCGCTGGAAGAGTTCGCGATCGAGGCGTCGATTCTCAAGGTGGCGAGCAGCGAGGCGCTCGATTTCATCCTCGACGAGAACGTGCAGATTCACGGAGGCAACGGCTTCGTCCGTGACTACCCGGCCGAGCGCCACTACCGCGACGCACGCGTCAACCGCATCTTCGAAGGCACCAACGAGATCAATCGCATGCTGATTCCCGGCATGCTGGCGCGCCGGGCGTTGAAAGGCGGGCTGCCGCTGATTCCGGCGGCGAAGAAGCTGATGGACGAGATGCTCGCGCCGCCGTCGATGGAGGCGCCGTCGGACGCGCCGCTCGACGCCGAGCGGCGGGCGGTGGCGGCGATGAAGAAGGTCGCGCTGATGGTGCTCGGCACCGCGATGCAGACCTACGGCACGCGGCTGCAGGACGAACAGGAAGTGCTGATCGCCGCCGCCGACATCGTCATCGACACATACGCGAGCGAGAGCGCCGTGCTCCGAGCGTCGCAGTCCTCGGGGCCTGCCGTGAGCGAGCGTCAGCGAGTCGAATGGCACGAAGCGGCCGCGCGCGTCTTCGTCAACGATGCGGCCGCGCGGGTGGACGCGTCGGCGAAGACCGCGCTCGCCGCCATGGCGGAGGGGGACACGCTGCGCACGCTGCTCGCCGCGCTGCGCCGGCTGCTGAAGGTCACGCCGGCGAACACGATCGCGCTGCGGCGTCAGCTGGCCGAGGCGACGGTAGAGCGCAGGGGGTACGTGTTCTAGTACGCCGACGTCTCGACGGCCCCCGTCCGGCGGGCACGCCAGAACAGCTTCGCGCGCTCGATGCCTTCCTCGGCCAGCGAGTAGCTGACCGGGACGAGCAGCAGCGTCAGGAACAGGCAGAGCGACTGCCCGCCGACGATCGTGACCGCGATGTCGGCGCGCTGCGCCGCGCCGGCGCCGACGCCGAGCGCGGTCGGGATCAGCCCGGCGACGATCGCCGCCGTCGTCATCAGAATCGGCCGCAGCCGCGTCTCGGAGGCCTGCAGCAGCGCCTCCCGCATCGGCAGCCCCTGCCGCCGCAGCACGTTGGTGTAGTCCACCTGCAGGATCGAGTTCTTCTTCACGATCCCGAGCAGCAGCAGCACGCCGAGCGCCGACCACAGGTTCAGCACGCGTCCCGTCATGTAGAGCGTCAGCAGCGCGAACGGCACGGACAGCGGCAGCACCGTCATGATGACCAGCGGCTGCACGAAGCTCTCGAACTGCATCGCCAGCACGATGTAGATGAAGACGCTGGCGAGCGCGATCGCCAGGATCATGTTGGTGGTGGTCTCGTCGAGCAGCTTCGACTGGCCGCCGAACCGGAACCCGTAGCCCGGCGGCAGCTTCAGCGCCCGCGCGTGAGTGCCGATCTGCGCGAGCGCCTGATCGAGCGGGTTCCCCGGCTTGAGGTCGGCGAAGATGGCCATCGAGAACTGGCGGTTGAGACGCTGGATCACCGTCGGGCCGAAGCCGCGCTCGATGGCCGCGACGTTGTCCACGCGCACCGGCTCGCCGCGCGTCGACGGCACCATCAGGCCGCCGATCGCCTGCATGTCGGACCGCTGGTCCTGGCGGACCCGGATCGTCACCGGGTAGCGCTCCCCCTTCTCGCGGTATGTCGAGATCTCGTCCTCGCCGCTCACCATCAGCCGGAGCGCCCGCGCGAGATCCGAGATCCGGACGCCCAGGTCGGCGGCACGCTGGCGATCGACCGCGACGCGCAGCTCGGGGTTGGACAGGTTCACCACGGCCTTCGAGTCGCTGATCGCCGGCATCGCCTGAACGTCTTTCAGCAGCGCCAGCGCGTAGCCGGAGAGCTGGCGCAGATCCGGCCCCATCAGGTTCACCTGGATGGGATACGACGCCGACTCTCCTCCCCCGATGGGCGTGCGCATGACGATCGTCGGCTTGTAGCCCGGGTACGCGGTCATCAACTGCCGCACGTCCGCCGCGATCGCCTCCTGCGTGCGGCTGCGCTCGTCCAGCGGCTCGAGCTGCACGAAGATGTGCGAGTGATTGACGCGCTCGAAGATGGTCGGCATCACGTGGGCGACGCCGTCGATCGCCAGCAGCGGGCGGGTCAGGCCGAGGACGGTCTTCTCCATTCCCTGCAGCGACGTGCCTTCCGGCGTGTCGATGACGAGCTGGAACTCGCCCATGTCCTCGTTGGGGAGGAAGGATCGCCCGATCAGGCGGCTCAGGACGAAGCTCGACGCGAAGACCAGCAGGCTCACCGCGATCACGATGCCGCGGTGATCGAGCGACCAGTCGAGCGTCCGGCGATACAACCGGTCGACCCGCCCGAACGCCCCTTCGCCGTGGCGATGGACCTTGCCGTCGGTGCGTACCACGCGCGCGCTCAGCATCGGCGTCAGCGTGAGGCTCACCAGCAGCGACACCATGACGGCGAACGCCATGGTGAAGCCGAACGGATAGATGAACCGCTGCGTGTAGCCGGTCATGAACGCGACCGGCAGGAAGATGACGATCAGCGAGACCGAGGTGGCGACCACCGCCAGCGTCACTTCCCTGGTCCCGTCGATCGCCGCCTGGAACGGCGGCGTCCCTTCCTCTTCCATGTGGCGGAAGATGTTCTCCAGCACGACGATCGCGTCATCGATCACGATGCCGACGGCGAGCGTCAGGGCCAGCAGGGTCATGCTGTTGAGCGTGAACCCCGCGGCGCGGATCAGCGCGAAGCTGGCGATGATGGAGGCGGGGATCGCCAGCGACGCGACCACGACCACCCGGATGTTGCGGATGAAGACCATGATCACGAGGCTCGCCAGGATGCTGCCGAGCAGCAGATGCTCCTCGAGCGAGGCGATCGACGCGCGGATGAACTGCGAGTCGTCGCGGGTGATGGTGACCTTGACCTCCGCCGGAAGCGCCCGGCGCAGCTGATCGAGCTTGGCGCGGACCGCCTCGACGACCTGGACGGTGTTCTGGCCGGACTGTCTCCTGACGTCCATCACCAGCGTGCGCTGTCCGTCGAAGAACGCCGCGGTCCGCGCTTCGGCCGTCGTGTCCTCCACCGTGGCGACGTCGCGGATGCGGATCGGCGTCGGCCCCGCCTGGGCGACGACGATGTTCTCGAACTGGTCCGTGGATTCGACGCGCCCGAGCGTGCGCAGCGTCAGTTCGGCGTCGCCCTGCGGGATGTAGCCGCCGGGCACTTCGACGTTCTCGGCGACCAGCGCGTCGCGCACCTTGTCGACCGTCAGTCCGTGCGCGTTCAGCTTCTCGATGTCGAGGACGACGTGGATCTGACGAGGCTGGCCGCCGGAGATGGTGACTTCGCCGACGCCGTCCACCGTCTCGATCGCCCGGCGGATCTGCTTGTCGGCGATCTCGGTGAGCGCCTGCACCGGCAGCGAGCCGGAGAGCGCGAAACTGACCACCGGGTCGGCATCGGGATCGACCTTGGTGATGATCGGCGGCTGCACTTCGGGCGGCAGCTCCCGCATCGCCTGGGCGACCTTCTCGCGGACGTCCTGCGCCGCGTCGTTGATGTCGCGCTCGAGCACGAACCTCAGCGTGATGCGCGCGTTCCCCTCGCGGATGACCGCGCTCATCTCGTCGATGCCCGAGATGCTGCTCAGCGACTGCTCGGTCGGCTCGACGACGGCACTGTTCAGTTCTTCCGGGCTCGCGCCAGGCAGGTTGATCGAGACCTGCACCACAGCGGGGTCGGCCTTCGGCAGCAGATCGACGCTGAGATCCCGGAACGAGAACACCCCCATCACGACGAACAGCGTGACGAGCATGGTCGTAAAGACCGGGCGCTTGACGCAGAAATCAGCAATCGACATCGATCCTCGACCCTCGCCCCTCGCCCCTCGCCCCTCGATCAGTGCTTCGCCACGACCCGCATGCCGTCAGCCAGTTGATCGACGTCGCTCGAAACCACCCCGGTGCCGGCATCGAGCCCCCTGGCCAACTCCACGCGATCTCCGAGGCGATCGCCGAGCACCACTTCCCTGCCGACCAGCATTCCGTTCTGCACCGTGAACACGCGGTTGGTGCCGTAGCGGCTCTGCACCGCGGACACCGGCACGGTGACGGCGCGGTCGACGTGATCCGTGGCGATCTGCACGCGAGCGAACGTCCCCGGTTTCAGCCGGCCGTCCGTGTTGGGCACCTCGCCTTCGATGGCGAACGCGCGCGACTTGAGGTTCACCGCCGGCGAGATGCGGACCACCCGCCCCGTGAACGTCTCGCGCGGGAAGGCATCCACGCGGATCGCCAGGTCGCGTCCGGTCTCGATCCACGGCGCGAACTTCTCCGGCACTTCTGCGGTCAACTTCAGCGGCTGGAGCCGGACGATCCGCATCACCGGCGTCTGCGGCTGCAGGAACTGACCGGGGGACACCAGCCGCTCGGCGACGTAGCCGTCGAACGGCGCGCGGATGACGGCGTCGCGCAACTCGCGCTGCGCCAGCCGCAGCGAGGAGCTCTGAGCCTCGATGTCCGCGCGCAGCTGCCGCGCCGACGAGAGCGCCTGGTCGTGCGCCGCCCGGGCGGTGTCGTAGCGCGTCTGCGCCGTCTCGAGATCCGACTTCGAGATGAGATTGCGGGCGGCGAGGTTTCTCGCCCGCTCGAGCTGCTGCTGCGCGTCGGCGAGCTGCGCCCGGGTGCTGACCACCGCAGGCACGCGCTCGAGCGGCGGCAGCGTGCCGTCGTCCGACGCGCCGTACCGGGCGCGCGCCTGGTCGAGCGCGGCACGCTGTCCTTCGGCGCGGTACTGCAGCTTCTCCTGGTCGAGCTCCAGCAGCGGCGCGCCTGCGGCCACCCGGTCCCCCAGGTCGTGAACCAGCCGCGAGACGCGGCCCGCCACCTCCGCGCTGATGACCGCCTCCTCGCGCGCGGCAAGCGTGCCGACGACGTCGACCTGGCGGCGGACGTCGCGGACCTGCGCGGCTTCGATGGTGACCGGGCGCGGCTTCTGGTTCTCCGCGGCGGAGACACCGCGGTCCCGCGAACAGGCAGCGAGAGGAAGGATCACGGCCACGGCGAGCGCGCAGGACTTCATGAGAGAAGATATAGATACCACGCGAAGGTGCTGCAGGTGCGAAGGCTGCTGAGAGACGTCATCGTGCTGTCCGTGCTGCTCGGGATTGCGGCGTGCTCGAAGCCGCCTGTGCCGTATCCCGAGCAGATCGCGGCGTGGCATGCCGAAAAGGACCGGTTCATGCGCGAATCGCCGGACTCGCCCGTCCCGGCCGACCGCCGGGCGTCGTTCCCGCCGCTGCCGTACTTTCCGATCGACCCGGAATACCGCGTCGCCGCGAGCCTGGAGCTGGCGCCGGCGGGCGCTGCCGTGGAGATGCCGACGTCCACCGGGCAGCGCCGCCAGATGCGTCAGCTGGGAACGCTCTCCTTCACCGTCAAAGGACAGGCCCTGTCCCTGGGCGCGTTCGCCGAGGCCAACGACCGCACCGGACGCCGGCTGTTCGTGCCCTTCGGCGACCTCACGAACGGCATCGAGACCTATCCGGGCGGACGGTATCTCGACCTCGAACGCACCGCGTCCGGCGTCTACGAGCTGGACTTCAACCGCGCGTATCACCCGTTCTGCCTGTTCAATCCGGCGTACGACTGCCCGTATCCACCGCCGCAGAGCCGCTTGAAGGTCCCGATCCGGGCCGGCGAGCGCCTCGCGCAACAGAAGAGATCTCCGGGCTGAGCCCGGAGCTACCCGCAGATCCCAGGCAGTCCTCACATGCCAATCAAGGCAATCGTCTTCGACTTCGACGGCGTGCTCGCCGACTCAGAGATGCTGCACCTCCGCGTGTACCGCGAGCTGCTCGGCCCCTCCGGGGTGAACATCACCACCGAGCGGTACTACGAGCGCTATCTCGGTTCGGACGACGAGGGGGTCTTCCGGCAGGTGGCGATCGATTACGGGCTGCTCCTCGGCGACGAGGAGATCGAGCTGCTGATCCAGGAGAAGGCGCAGCGTTTCGAAGCGCTGGTGTCGTCGGCGGACGTGATGTATCCGGGCGCGGCGGCGTGCGTGCGGCGCCTCGCCGCGGAATGGCCGCTCGGCATCGCGTCGGGAGCGCGGCGCAGCGAAATCGAGCTGATGCTCGGCGGCGCGGGCCTCTCCGACGTGTTCCGCTTCATCGTCGCCGCCGGCGACACCGACAACGGCAAGCCCGCACCGGATCCGTATCTGCGCGCGGCGGAACTGCACGCCCTGCCCCCCGCCGCCTGCGTCGCGATCGAAGACTCGCACGCCGGTCTGGAATCGGCCCGCGGCGCCGGCATGCGCACGATCGGCATCGCCACCACCTACCCGCGGCAGACGCTGATCGCAGACGCGGTGATTGACTCGCTGGACGAAGTGACCGCCCGGTTCGTGCGGGAGATGGGGGCGTGACGTACGCGTTTGGGACTTGGCAGTTGACAGCGTAGAATCCCTTCGTGCCTTTGTCCCTGCAGGCGCGGCTGCCGCGGATCGCCGACGACCTGCTGCGCTCGATCGACGAGCCGGGCGAAGCGCTGGCGCCCGCCGCGTTCGCGATCGCCGGCGTCGAGTATCCGGCGCTCGATTCGGCGCCGTACCTGCAGCGCCTGGAGCGCATGGGCGAAGCCGCGGCCGGACGGCTGCGGCGGCAACCGGCGGCCGGGGCGCGGGCGCTGATCGCGACGCTCAACGCCTACCTGTATGAGGAGCTCGGGTTCAGCGGCAACCGCGAGCACTACGACGATCCGCGCAACAGTTTCCTGAACGAAGTGTTCGATCGGCGGATTGGCATCCCGATCAGTCTCGCGATCGTGTATCTCGAGATCGGGCGGCGCGCCGGGATGAAGCTGGAAGGAGTCAACTTCCCGGGTCATTTCCTCGTCCGGGCGCCGGCCGAACCGGCGGGCGCAGACGACGACCTGATCATCGACCCCTTTCACTCGGGCGCGCTGCTCTCCGAAGTCGACTGCCGCCAGCTGCTGCGGCAGCACGTCGGCGACGAAGCAGCGTTCGATCGCCGGCTGCTGGCAACCGCCACGCGCCAGCAGATCGTCGTCCGCATGCTGGTGAACCTCAAGCGCCTCTACGTGCGGATGCGATCGTTTCCGCAGGCGCGCGCGATTGCCGATCTGCTGCTGGCGGTGGACCCGTCGGCGCTGGCCGAGCTGCGCGACCGCGGCCTGCTCGCCTATCACATGGAAGACTTCGCGGCGGCGCTGAGGGATCTGGAGACCTACCTCCGCCTGATGCCGCGCGACAGCGCGCCGCCGG
This is a stretch of genomic DNA from Vicinamibacterales bacterium. It encodes these proteins:
- a CDS encoding transglutaminase-like domain-containing protein; the encoded protein is MPLSLQARLPRIADDLLRSIDEPGEALAPAAFAIAGVEYPALDSAPYLQRLERMGEAAAGRLRRQPAAGARALIATLNAYLYEELGFSGNREHYDDPRNSFLNEVFDRRIGIPISLAIVYLEIGRRAGMKLEGVNFPGHFLVRAPAEPAGADDDLIIDPFHSGALLSEVDCRQLLRQHVGDEAAFDRRLLATATRQQIVVRMLVNLKRLYVRMRSFPQARAIADLLLAVDPSALAELRDRGLLAYHMEDFAAALRDLETYLRLMPRDSAPPEAHVGVADRDADGEADSESAQIWEHVKTLRRRVAGFN
- a CDS encoding acyl-CoA dehydrogenase family protein yields the protein MATTVATPKGGSWLIEETPAEGAFTRERLNDEQRLAGQTAAEFIDKEVTPMTDRLEQKDWELARTLVRRGAEVGLLATDVPDAYGGLDLDKVSSVVVGEAVGRNASFATTFGAQTGLAITPILCFGSEAQKAKYLPPLVSGEMVGAYALSESGSGSDALGARTRAVEAPDGGYVLNGEKMWITNGGFADLFIVFAKVDGEHFSAFIVERGFPGVSTGKEEHKCGLLGSSTTPLILQDAKVPAESLLGEVGKGHKIAFNTLNYGRLKLGAMCSGGSRLAIEEAARYAAQRKQFGKPIASFGAIKHKLGEMTARLYGVEAMLYRTAGLIDAALQDGHAPEQILAALEEFAIEASILKVASSEALDFILDENVQIHGGNGFVRDYPAERHYRDARVNRIFEGTNEINRMLIPGMLARRALKGGLPLIPAAKKLMDEMLAPPSMEAPSDAPLDAERRAVAAMKKVALMVLGTAMQTYGTRLQDEQEVLIAAADIVIDTYASESAVLRASQSSGPAVSERQRVEWHEAAARVFVNDAAARVDASAKTALAAMAEGDTLRTLLAALRRLLKVTPANTIALRRQLAEATVERRGYVF
- a CDS encoding HAD family phosphatase, which encodes MPIKAIVFDFDGVLADSEMLHLRVYRELLGPSGVNITTERYYERYLGSDDEGVFRQVAIDYGLLLGDEEIELLIQEKAQRFEALVSSADVMYPGAAACVRRLAAEWPLGIASGARRSEIELMLGGAGLSDVFRFIVAAGDTDNGKPAPDPYLRAAELHALPPAACVAIEDSHAGLESARGAGMRTIGIATTYPRQTLIADAVIDSLDEVTARFVREMGA
- a CDS encoding efflux RND transporter permease subunit, with amino-acid sequence MSIADFCVKRPVFTTMLVTLFVVMGVFSFRDLSVDLLPKADPAVVQVSINLPGASPEELNSAVVEPTEQSLSSISGIDEMSAVIREGNARITLRFVLERDINDAAQDVREKVAQAMRELPPEVQPPIITKVDPDADPVVSFALSGSLPVQALTEIADKQIRRAIETVDGVGEVTISGGQPRQIHVVLDIEKLNAHGLTVDKVRDALVAENVEVPGGYIPQGDAELTLRTLGRVESTDQFENIVVAQAGPTPIRIRDVATVEDTTAEARTAAFFDGQRTLVMDVRRQSGQNTVQVVEAVRAKLDQLRRALPAEVKVTITRDDSQFIRASIASLEEHLLLGSILASLVIMVFIRNIRVVVVASLAIPASIIASFALIRAAGFTLNSMTLLALTLAVGIVIDDAIVVLENIFRHMEEEGTPPFQAAIDGTREVTLAVVATSVSLIVIFLPVAFMTGYTQRFIYPFGFTMAFAVMVSLLVSLTLTPMLSARVVRTDGKVHRHGEGAFGRVDRLYRRTLDWSLDHRGIVIAVSLLVFASSFVLSRLIGRSFLPNEDMGEFQLVIDTPEGTSLQGMEKTVLGLTRPLLAIDGVAHVMPTIFERVNHSHIFVQLEPLDERSRTQEAIAADVRQLMTAYPGYKPTIVMRTPIGGGESASYPIQVNLMGPDLRQLSGYALALLKDVQAMPAISDSKAVVNLSNPELRVAVDRQRAADLGVRISDLARALRLMVSGEDEISTYREKGERYPVTIRVRQDQRSDMQAIGGLMVPSTRGEPVRVDNVAAIERGFGPTVIQRLNRQFSMAIFADLKPGNPLDQALAQIGTHARALKLPPGYGFRFGGQSKLLDETTTNMILAIALASVFIYIVLAMQFESFVQPLVIMTVLPLSVPFALLTLYMTGRVLNLWSALGVLLLLGIVKKNSILQVDYTNVLRRQGLPMREALLQASETRLRPILMTTAAIVAGLIPTALGVGAGAAQRADIAVTIVGGQSLCLFLTLLLVPVSYSLAEEGIERAKLFWRARRTGAVETSAY
- a CDS encoding thiolase family protein, yielding MTEAFVVSAVRTPVGKAPTGALRYTRPDEMAAVVIKEALARVPALDPDDVEDVILGCAMPEAEQGLNVARIASLRAGIPITASAVTVNRFCSSGLQAIAYGAERIMAGAAHAIVAGGTESMSMVPMGGNKIAPNPALVDSYPDVYLTTGLVAENHVRDFGISREEQDAFALRSHQRAVAAMDAGRFRDELVALPLRGGAARMLDADEGPRRDTSAEALARLKPAFREKGTVTAGNSSQTSDGASAVVVMSGDRVRDLGVKPLGRFVGFATAGVEPEKFGIGPVPAVRKLLKQTGVRLDDIDLVELNEAFAAQALACLRELPIDPERLNVNGGAIALGHPLGCTGAKLTTTILYEMQRRNARYGLVTMCVGGGMGAAGLFERC
- a CDS encoding alpha/beta hydrolase — its product is MIDRGRGTPIVVVQALPGRWEFTRELVRELSRGARVVTYSLCGELGSGRRLGVPAAMQDYVAQLRDVMDAAGLESAALCGISFGGAVAARFAAEYPERVTRLVIVSTPGPGWKPTAVQAGHAARPWLSLPAFAVGALTRTAPEIVSALATWRARLWFVVRYAVLALRYPALPHLMAGRVRLLETLDLAADCARIAAPTLVVTGEPRLDRVVPVDSTRRYAELIRGARYVMVDRTGHQGVLTQPRRFAALVNEFIHANHS
- a CDS encoding alpha/beta family hydrolase, with protein sequence MPTIHDLSGPAGRLEAVIDAPEGAPRAAVVFAHPLPTHGGTMHTKAVYQGAKGLVRAGCAVLRFNFRGVGGSAGAFDAGPGEKEDFTAALDYMERKYPGLPLWSAGFSFGSWIALETGAADPRVTVLIGIAPPVTRTGYDFSNTRVSTKPKFFVHGEADEICPVQDMWKFYGALPEPKELVVIDMADHLFDGHTTEVGDALEDLLKDFDGATQRSE
- a CDS encoding efflux RND transporter periplasmic adaptor subunit, which codes for MKSCALAVAVILPLAACSRDRGVSAAENQKPRPVTIEAAQVRDVRRQVDVVGTLAAREEAVISAEVAGRVSRLVHDLGDRVAAGAPLLELDQEKLQYRAEGQRAALDQARARYGASDDGTLPPLERVPAVVSTRAQLADAQQQLERARNLAARNLISKSDLETAQTRYDTARAAHDQALSSARQLRADIEAQSSSLRLAQRELRDAVIRAPFDGYVAERLVSPGQFLQPQTPVMRIVRLQPLKLTAEVPEKFAPWIETGRDLAIRVDAFPRETFTGRVVRISPAVNLKSRAFAIEGEVPNTDGRLKPGTFARVQIATDHVDRAVTVPVSAVQSRYGTNRVFTVQNGMLVGREVVLGDRLGDRVELARGLDAGTGVVSSDVDQLADGMRVVAKH
- a CDS encoding DUF1684 domain-containing protein, whose product is MLQVRRLLRDVIVLSVLLGIAACSKPPVPYPEQIAAWHAEKDRFMRESPDSPVPADRRASFPPLPYFPIDPEYRVAASLELAPAGAAVEMPTSTGQRRQMRQLGTLSFTVKGQALSLGAFAEANDRTGRRLFVPFGDLTNGIETYPGGRYLDLERTASGVYELDFNRAYHPFCLFNPAYDCPYPPPQSRLKVPIRAGERLAQQKRSPG